In Halomarina salina, one DNA window encodes the following:
- the carB gene encoding carbamoyl-phosphate synthase large subunit: MSDEERSVSVPAENPTILLIGSGPIQIGQAAEFDYSGAQACRALQEEGARVVLVNSNPATIMTDPEMADAVYIEPITTEAIAEVIERERPDGVIAGLGGQTGLNVTAELAEEGVLDEYDVDIMGTPLDTIYATEDRDLFRQRMESIGQPVPASTTITLDEGESVSELTAEALQERVDEAVEKVGGLPVISRTTYTLGGSGSGVVDDIDELYERVRKGLRLSRNSEVLITESISGWVELEYEVMRDADDSCIIICNMENLDPMGIHTGESTVVTPSQVIPDDGHQDMRSAALGVIRELGIQGGCNIQFAWRDDGTPGGEYRVVEVNPRVSRSSALASKATGYPIARVTAKVALGKRLHEIENEITGETTAAFEPAIDYVVTKVPRWPQDKFEDVDFTLGTAMKSTGEAMSIGRTFEESLLKALRSAEYEPAVDWVEVDDDELAEQYLERPSPDRSFAMFEAFDREFSVERVAELTGIESWYVERYARIAEAARDAPAGEFELAGDVGFTDQQVAALAGGASTAEVAAGGDAFDVSATLDDVAATTTDRRFKQVDTCAGEFAASTPYYYSARDPISGIGRDEVRVDTDVESVVVVGGGPIRIGQGVEFDYCAVHAVRALRELGIDAHVVNNNPETVSTDYDTSDGLFFEPITAEEVADVVETTNADGVMVQFGGQTSVNVGEPLETELARRGLDCEVMGTSVDAMDLAEDRDRFNALMDSLGISQPEGGTATSREEALDLAHDLGYPVLVRPSYVLGGRAMRVVHSDEDLEHYIEEAVRVSPDKPILVDQFLDGAVELDVDAVCDGEDVLLGGIMEHVETAGVHSGDSACSIPPRSLDASTLARVREVTETIAHALDTVGLLNVQLAVREHEGDEGAEVYVLEANPRSSRTVPFVSKATGVPIAKLAAKAMAGASLPELEAEERIPEHTSVKEVVLPFDRLPGSDPRLGPEMKSTGEVMGTARSFGKAYDKAQDAAGSPVPRDGTAVVTFDDLRASFADHYDLAEFDDEDDLRGAIREGAIDLLVTDQRAALETAVEEDVPYVSTEASAQAALEALAAKDEPLDVLPVSERPTVAREWGGE; this comes from the coding sequence ATGAGCGACGAGGAGCGCTCGGTTAGCGTCCCAGCAGAGAACCCGACGATTCTGCTCATCGGCAGCGGTCCGATCCAGATCGGACAGGCCGCCGAGTTCGACTACTCCGGTGCGCAGGCGTGTCGAGCCCTGCAGGAGGAGGGGGCGCGAGTCGTCCTCGTCAACTCCAACCCGGCGACCATCATGACCGACCCCGAGATGGCCGACGCGGTGTACATCGAACCCATCACCACCGAGGCCATCGCCGAGGTCATCGAGCGGGAACGCCCGGACGGTGTCATCGCCGGGCTCGGCGGCCAGACGGGGCTGAACGTCACGGCCGAACTCGCCGAGGAGGGCGTCCTCGACGAGTACGACGTGGACATCATGGGGACGCCGCTGGACACCATCTACGCGACGGAGGACCGCGACCTGTTCCGCCAGCGCATGGAGAGCATCGGCCAGCCGGTGCCCGCCTCGACGACCATCACGCTCGACGAGGGCGAGTCGGTCAGCGAACTCACCGCCGAAGCGCTCCAGGAGCGCGTGGACGAGGCCGTCGAGAAGGTGGGCGGCCTCCCGGTCATCTCCCGGACGACGTACACCCTCGGTGGAAGCGGGTCGGGCGTCGTCGACGACATCGACGAGCTGTACGAGCGCGTGCGGAAGGGGCTACGCCTCTCGCGCAACTCGGAGGTACTCATCACCGAGTCCATCTCGGGGTGGGTCGAACTGGAGTACGAGGTGATGCGCGACGCCGACGACTCCTGTATCATCATCTGCAACATGGAGAACCTCGACCCGATGGGCATCCACACGGGCGAGTCCACCGTCGTCACGCCGTCGCAGGTCATCCCCGACGACGGCCATCAGGACATGCGCTCGGCGGCGCTGGGCGTCATCCGCGAACTCGGCATCCAGGGCGGCTGTAACATCCAGTTCGCGTGGCGCGACGACGGGACGCCCGGCGGCGAGTATCGGGTCGTCGAGGTCAATCCGCGCGTCTCGCGGTCGTCGGCGCTGGCGTCGAAGGCGACGGGCTACCCCATCGCTCGCGTCACGGCCAAGGTGGCGCTCGGCAAGCGTCTGCACGAGATCGAGAACGAGATTACGGGCGAGACGACGGCCGCGTTCGAACCGGCCATCGACTACGTCGTGACGAAGGTGCCGCGCTGGCCTCAGGACAAGTTCGAGGACGTGGACTTCACGCTCGGCACCGCGATGAAGTCCACCGGCGAGGCGATGTCCATCGGGCGCACGTTCGAGGAGTCGCTGCTGAAAGCGCTGCGCTCGGCGGAGTACGAACCGGCCGTCGACTGGGTCGAGGTGGACGACGACGAACTCGCCGAGCAGTACCTCGAACGGCCGTCGCCCGACCGCTCGTTCGCCATGTTCGAGGCGTTCGACAGGGAGTTCTCGGTCGAGCGCGTCGCCGAGTTGACGGGCATCGAGTCGTGGTACGTCGAGCGCTACGCCCGCATCGCCGAGGCCGCCAGGGATGCCCCTGCTGGCGAGTTCGAACTCGCGGGCGACGTCGGCTTCACGGACCAGCAGGTGGCGGCGCTCGCTGGCGGCGCGTCGACCGCCGAGGTAGCAGCGGGCGGCGACGCCTTCGACGTGTCCGCCACGCTGGACGACGTCGCCGCGACCACGACCGACCGTCGGTTCAAGCAGGTCGACACCTGCGCGGGCGAGTTCGCGGCCTCGACGCCGTACTACTACTCCGCCCGCGACCCCATCAGCGGCATCGGCCGCGACGAGGTGCGAGTCGACACGGACGTCGAGAGCGTCGTCGTGGTCGGCGGCGGCCCCATCCGCATCGGGCAGGGCGTCGAGTTCGACTACTGCGCGGTCCACGCGGTGCGCGCCCTGCGCGAACTCGGCATCGACGCCCACGTCGTCAACAACAACCCCGAGACGGTCTCGACGGACTACGACACCTCCGACGGCCTCTTCTTCGAACCCATCACTGCCGAGGAGGTGGCGGACGTCGTCGAGACGACGAACGCCGACGGCGTGATGGTCCAGTTCGGCGGCCAGACCTCCGTCAACGTCGGCGAACCGCTCGAAACGGAGCTCGCCCGGCGCGGCCTCGACTGCGAGGTCATGGGCACGAGCGTCGACGCGATGGACCTCGCGGAGGACAGGGACAGATTCAACGCGCTGATGGACTCGCTGGGCATCTCACAGCCGGAGGGCGGCACCGCGACCAGCCGCGAGGAGGCGCTGGACCTCGCCCACGACCTGGGCTACCCGGTGCTGGTCCGCCCCTCGTACGTCCTCGGCGGGCGCGCGATGCGCGTCGTCCACTCCGACGAGGACCTGGAGCACTACATCGAGGAGGCGGTCAGGGTGTCGCCGGACAAGCCCATCCTCGTCGACCAGTTCCTCGACGGCGCGGTCGAACTCGACGTGGACGCGGTCTGCGACGGCGAGGACGTGCTCCTCGGCGGCATCATGGAACACGTCGAGACGGCCGGCGTCCACTCCGGCGACTCGGCGTGTTCGATTCCGCCACGGTCGCTCGACGCCTCGACGCTCGCCCGCGTCCGCGAGGTGACCGAGACCATCGCGCACGCGCTCGACACGGTGGGACTCCTGAACGTCCAGTTGGCCGTCCGTGAGCACGAGGGCGACGAGGGAGCAGAGGTGTACGTCCTCGAAGCCAACCCGCGCTCCTCACGGACGGTCCCGTTCGTCTCGAAGGCGACGGGCGTCCCCATCGCCAAACTCGCCGCGAAGGCGATGGCGGGGGCGTCGCTGCCCGAACTGGAAGCAGAGGAACGCATCCCCGAGCACACCAGCGTCAAGGAGGTCGTCCTGCCGTTCGACCGTCTGCCGGGCTCGGACCCCCGCCTCGGCCCCGAGATGAAATCCACCGGCGAGGTGATGGGCACGGCCCGTTCGTTCGGCAAGGCCTACGACAAGGCGCAGGACGCTGCCGGGTCGCCCGTCCCGCGCGACGGGACCGCAGTGGTCACCTTCGACGACCTGCGGGCGTCGTTCGCCGACCACTACGACCTCGCCGAGTTCGACGACGAGGACGACCTCCGTGGCGCGATTCGCGAGGGGGCGATAGACCTGCTCGTCACCGACCAGCGGGCGGCGCTGGAGACGGCGGTCGAGGAGGACGTTCCGTACGTCTCGACCGAAGCGAGCGCTCAGGCAGCGCTGGAGGCGCTAGCGGCGAAGGACGAGCCGCTCGACGTGCTCCCGGTCAGCGAACGGCCCACGGTCGCCCGCGAGTGGGGCGGCGAGTAG
- a CDS encoding DUF7529 family protein, with the protein MDSDDVGDESSRDPDPDDVPAMDEPTSVKGLGGVADYWDDIVGDMETTAEEYRERGWETLCLHPGQVWPDFERDAFDVLLPDSEYEALVEFVDAGDVNDYDAFRAEVSMVFFLLVLRDEQRKRAVLLPGYYDFGHAKKLYYGMAEGQSLGISTRRLREDGTVEFVLDRPEQFFPQEVLEARLEE; encoded by the coding sequence ATGGACAGCGACGACGTCGGTGACGAGTCCTCCCGTGACCCCGACCCCGACGACGTACCGGCGATGGACGAACCGACGTCCGTGAAGGGACTCGGCGGGGTCGCGGACTACTGGGACGACATCGTCGGCGACATGGAGACGACGGCCGAGGAGTACCGCGAGCGCGGGTGGGAGACGCTCTGTCTCCACCCGGGCCAGGTGTGGCCGGACTTCGAGCGCGACGCGTTCGACGTGCTCCTCCCGGACAGCGAGTACGAGGCGCTGGTCGAGTTCGTCGACGCGGGCGACGTCAACGACTACGACGCGTTCCGTGCGGAGGTGTCGATGGTGTTCTTCCTGCTCGTCCTCCGCGACGAGCAGCGCAAGCGCGCCGTGTTGCTGCCGGGCTACTACGACTTCGGGCACGCGAAGAAACTGTACTACGGCATGGCGGAGGGACAGTCGCTGGGCATCAGCACCCGGCGCCTGCGGGAGGACGGGACCGTCGAGTTCGTGCTGGACCGGCCGGAGCAGTTCTTCCCGCAGGAGGTGCTGGAGGCGAGACTGGAGGAGTAG
- a CDS encoding VOC family protein has protein sequence MEPHISIVTLGVSDLDRSVRFYDEGLGLPLRERDPDSNVAFFELAGAWLSLYPRDLLAEDATVPADGSGFAGVTIAHNVATREGVDDVLAQAEAAGGDLVKSGEEVFWGGYSGYFADPDGHLWEVAWNPDFDLD, from the coding sequence ATGGAACCGCACATCAGTATCGTCACGCTCGGCGTCTCCGACCTCGACCGCTCGGTTCGGTTCTACGACGAGGGGCTGGGCCTCCCGCTGCGCGAGCGTGACCCCGACTCGAACGTCGCGTTCTTCGAACTGGCGGGCGCGTGGCTCTCCCTCTACCCCAGAGACCTGCTCGCGGAGGACGCGACGGTTCCCGCCGACGGGTCCGGGTTCGCCGGCGTCACCATCGCGCACAACGTGGCGACCCGTGAGGGAGTCGACGACGTCCTCGCCCAGGCCGAGGCCGCGGGTGGCGACCTCGTGAAATCCGGAGAAGAGGTGTTCTGGGGCGGCTACTCGGGGTACTTCGCCGACCCGGACGGCCACCTCTGGGAGGTGGCGTGGAACCCCGACTTCGACCTGGACTGA
- a CDS encoding ABC transporter ATP-binding protein translates to MTDGGDPLVRVEDLRKYYFEQDSLVDRLLGRDPQSVKAVDGVSFDIERGETLGLVGESGCGKSTTGETLLALREATGGRVEIDGRDVFGMESSERKGFRRDAQIVFQDPFSSLDPRMTVGEIIAEPLVIHGMDDKEGRRERAMELLERVGLSAGQVDRYAHEFSGGQRQRVGIARALALEPEFIVLDEPVSALDVSVQAQVLNLLEDLQEEFGLTYLFIAHDLSVVRHICDRVAVMYLGEIVETGATEDIFDDPQHPYTQALLESVPRAATGEHGRRVDALAGDVPSPRNPPAGCHFHTRCPHAREACRREEPPAYDAGERHEAACFRLDENHAYWESDPIMHAAPDDAEGTASDADGRAESESEAD, encoded by the coding sequence ATGACTGACGGCGGCGACCCGCTCGTCCGGGTCGAGGACCTGCGGAAGTACTACTTCGAGCAGGACTCGCTGGTCGACCGGTTGCTGGGCCGCGACCCACAGAGCGTGAAGGCGGTCGACGGGGTCTCGTTCGACATCGAACGCGGCGAGACGCTCGGCCTCGTCGGCGAGTCCGGCTGCGGGAAGTCGACGACGGGCGAGACGCTGCTGGCGCTCCGCGAGGCGACCGGCGGCCGGGTCGAGATAGACGGTCGGGACGTGTTCGGGATGGAGAGTTCCGAGCGCAAGGGGTTCCGTCGCGACGCGCAGATCGTCTTCCAAGACCCCTTCTCCAGTCTCGACCCGCGGATGACCGTCGGCGAGATCATTGCCGAACCGCTCGTCATCCACGGGATGGACGACAAGGAGGGCCGCCGCGAACGGGCGATGGAACTGCTCGAACGCGTCGGCCTGTCGGCCGGACAGGTCGACCGCTACGCCCACGAGTTCTCGGGCGGCCAGCGCCAGCGCGTCGGTATCGCCCGCGCGTTGGCGCTCGAACCGGAGTTCATCGTCCTCGACGAGCCGGTGAGCGCGCTCGACGTCTCGGTGCAGGCACAGGTGCTCAACCTGCTGGAGGACTTACAGGAGGAGTTCGGGCTGACGTACCTGTTCATCGCCCACGACCTGAGCGTGGTCCGCCACATCTGCGACCGCGTCGCCGTCATGTACCTCGGTGAAATCGTCGAGACGGGGGCCACCGAGGACATCTTCGACGACCCGCAACATCCCTACACGCAGGCGTTGCTGGAGAGCGTCCCGCGCGCGGCGACCGGCGAACACGGCCGCCGCGTCGACGCGCTGGCGGGGGACGTACCCTCGCCGCGCAACCCGCCCGCTGGCTGTCACTTCCACACGCGCTGTCCGCACGCCCGCGAGGCGTGTCGGCGCGAGGAGCCACCGGCGTACGACGCGGGCGAGCGTCACGAGGCGGCCTGCTTCAGGCTGGACGAGAACCACGCCTACTGGGAGAGCGACCCCATCATGCACGCGGCCCCCGACGACGCCGAGGGGACCGCGAGCGATGCCGACGGGCGAGCGGAGTCCGAGAGCGAGGCCGACTGA
- a CDS encoding ABC transporter ATP-binding protein — protein sequence MSDRATDGATGPTAPDLLRVRDLSTRFFTEEGQVNAVESVSFDVRDGEILGIVGESGSGKSVTALSLIDLVESPGEVTSGEVWYRNESLADEFGDAADGEFVDLQQLPPRVRRSLRGPSFSMIFQDPMSSFNPSITVGEQIAEAVEVQRRASANPRSTRSRTQGYGLGKFLLDGIVPNRDYTDPESHERAVELLDQVGIPDPEQRADEYPHQFSGGMLQRAMIAQALAGEPDVLIADEPTTALDVTIQAQILNLLRDLQEERNMSIVMITHDLGVIARMCDRVCVMYAGEVVERGTLADVFDRPTHPYTEGLLGSIPDLDDPAPRLQPIEGNVPSLLDEEMGDRCYFADRCPKAMRECLDHPPEFDADGSDEHRARCVLADHDYDPSEALPEDYFEADQPAETDRPGTTDADRRTEEVQNDD from the coding sequence GTGAGCGACCGAGCAACGGACGGGGCGACCGGACCGACGGCCCCCGACCTCCTCCGCGTACGGGACCTCTCGACGCGCTTCTTCACCGAGGAGGGGCAGGTCAACGCCGTCGAGTCGGTGTCGTTCGACGTGCGCGACGGCGAGATTCTCGGCATCGTCGGCGAGAGCGGGTCCGGCAAGTCGGTGACGGCGCTGTCGCTCATCGACCTCGTCGAGTCGCCGGGCGAGGTGACGAGCGGCGAGGTCTGGTACCGGAACGAGTCACTCGCCGACGAGTTCGGCGACGCGGCAGACGGCGAGTTCGTCGACCTTCAGCAGTTGCCGCCCCGGGTCCGCCGGTCGCTGAGGGGGCCGTCGTTCAGCATGATCTTCCAGGACCCGATGAGCAGTTTCAACCCCTCCATCACCGTCGGCGAGCAGATCGCGGAGGCCGTCGAGGTCCAGCGGCGGGCCAGTGCGAACCCGCGGTCGACGCGGTCGCGGACGCAGGGGTACGGTCTCGGGAAGTTCCTGCTCGACGGCATCGTCCCGAACCGCGACTACACCGACCCGGAGAGCCACGAACGGGCGGTCGAACTGCTCGACCAGGTCGGTATCCCGGACCCAGAACAGCGGGCCGACGAGTACCCACACCAGTTCTCCGGGGGGATGCTCCAGCGCGCGATGATTGCGCAGGCGCTCGCCGGCGAACCGGACGTGCTCATCGCCGACGAACCGACGACGGCGCTCGACGTCACCATCCAGGCGCAGATTCTCAACCTCCTGCGCGACCTGCAGGAGGAGCGCAACATGAGCATCGTCATGATCACCCACGACCTCGGCGTCATCGCGCGGATGTGCGACCGTGTCTGCGTGATGTACGCCGGCGAGGTGGTCGAGCGGGGCACCCTCGCGGACGTGTTCGACCGGCCGACCCACCCGTACACGGAGGGGTTGCTCGGGTCGATTCCGGACCTCGACGACCCCGCGCCGCGGCTCCAGCCCATCGAGGGGAACGTCCCCTCGCTGCTGGACGAGGAGATGGGCGACCGGTGTTACTTCGCCGACCGGTGTCCGAAGGCGATGCGCGAGTGCCTCGACCACCCACCCGAGTTCGACGCCGACGGGAGCGACGAGCACCGGGCGCGCTGTGTGCTGGCCGACCACGACTACGACCCCTCGGAGGCGCTCCCGGAGGACTACTTCGAGGCCGACCAGCCGGCGGAGACCGACCGCCCCGGTACGACGGACGCGGACCGCCGGACCGAGGAGGTGCAGAACGATGACTGA
- a CDS encoding ABC transporter permease, which produces MVSPRTIRNLKREWRSNWLAKIGVFLVVTVLLVAVFAPFVAPDNPRTQNLDDGNLPPIGFSETKNTTSSEFVNGSVKVVSEQQTINATWDHPMGTNELGQDMFSRVVYGARTSLIVGIFGTLLAMLIGVPVGLVAGYYRGYVDDALMRFADVMLAFPSLVLAVALVGLWGRLTRRVYDPFVAAGLAPGMPETITIPVTVIVVVALVTWVWFARVARGEAISVREEEYVKAARSLGASDSFVIRKHILPNSVTPILVLGAIQIAAIILLESALSFLGFSGTQLSWGFDISQGRDSLATSWWVATMPGIAIVLTVIGINLVGDWLRDALDPGLGGEGGSGA; this is translated from the coding sequence ATGGTCTCTCCACGAACCATCCGGAACCTGAAGCGCGAGTGGCGGAGCAACTGGCTCGCCAAGATCGGCGTCTTCCTCGTGGTCACGGTGCTGCTCGTCGCGGTGTTCGCGCCGTTCGTCGCGCCGGACAACCCGCGCACGCAGAACCTCGACGACGGGAACCTCCCGCCCATCGGGTTCAGCGAGACGAAGAACACCACCTCCTCGGAGTTCGTCAACGGGTCGGTGAAGGTCGTCAGCGAGCAACAGACCATCAACGCCACCTGGGACCACCCGATGGGGACGAACGAACTCGGGCAGGACATGTTCTCGCGCGTCGTCTACGGTGCGCGGACGTCGCTCATCGTGGGCATCTTTGGGACGCTCCTCGCCATGCTCATCGGCGTGCCCGTCGGCCTGGTCGCGGGGTACTACCGCGGTTACGTCGACGACGCGCTGATGCGCTTCGCGGACGTGATGCTGGCGTTCCCGTCGCTCGTCCTCGCCGTCGCGCTCGTGGGACTGTGGGGGCGGTTGACCAGACGGGTGTACGACCCGTTCGTCGCGGCCGGACTCGCACCGGGGATGCCGGAGACCATCACCATCCCGGTGACGGTCATCGTCGTCGTCGCGCTGGTGACGTGGGTGTGGTTCGCCCGCGTCGCCCGCGGCGAGGCCATCTCGGTGCGCGAGGAGGAGTACGTCAAGGCCGCCCGGAGCCTCGGCGCGAGCGACAGTTTCGTCATCCGCAAGCACATCCTGCCGAACAGCGTGACACCCATCCTCGTCCTCGGTGCCATCCAGATCGCGGCCATCATCCTGCTGGAGAGCGCGCTGTCGTTCCTCGGGTTCTCCGGGACGCAGCTCTCCTGGGGCTTCGACATCTCGCAGGGGCGTGACAGCCTCGCGACGTCGTGGTGGGTCGCGACCATGCCCGGCATCGCCATCGTCCTGACCGTCATCGGCATCAACCTCGTCGGGGACTGGCTCCGTGACGCACTCGACCCCGGCCTCGGCGGGGAAGGAGGGAGCGGCGCGTGA
- a CDS encoding ABC transporter permease — translation MSFGRFLLKRVLQGVVVVWGVITVVFLLRFITPGNPVNVVAPLDASPALRQQIAAELGLNQPLYAQYLDYLVGLLQFDMGYSYITRREASAVVFARLPATVELAVAATLVAVVLSIPLGVVSATRRHQPADYGATTFSLLGISTPNFWLGIMLLLWFSVQFDIFPVGGRSIAFSTAFWMLFDGNLSGMTRWLSHIALPAITLGTYFTALITRLTRSGMLDELGKSYVRAARAKGIPETLVRYRHALRNTLIPVITVVGLQLGTLIGGAVITEAVFDWPGLGNTVINAVYARDWPILQGSLIVIGIGFVLVNIVVDALYAYLDPRVID, via the coding sequence ATGTCGTTCGGACGGTTTCTCCTGAAGCGGGTACTGCAGGGTGTGGTCGTCGTCTGGGGCGTCATCACCGTCGTGTTTCTGCTGCGGTTCATCACGCCCGGCAACCCGGTCAACGTCGTCGCGCCGCTGGACGCCAGCCCCGCGTTGCGCCAGCAGATAGCGGCGGAACTCGGCCTGAACCAGCCGCTGTACGCCCAGTACCTCGACTACCTGGTCGGGCTCCTGCAGTTCGACATGGGATACTCGTACATCACGCGCCGGGAGGCGAGCGCCGTCGTGTTCGCTCGGCTGCCGGCGACCGTCGAACTCGCAGTCGCGGCGACGCTCGTCGCCGTCGTCCTGTCGATTCCGCTCGGCGTCGTCAGCGCGACCCGACGCCACCAGCCGGCGGACTACGGCGCGACGACGTTCTCGCTGCTCGGCATCAGCACGCCCAACTTCTGGCTGGGTATCATGCTGCTGCTGTGGTTCTCCGTGCAGTTCGACATCTTCCCGGTGGGCGGCCGGAGCATCGCGTTCTCGACGGCGTTCTGGATGCTGTTCGACGGGAACCTCTCGGGGATGACGCGGTGGCTGTCGCACATCGCGCTCCCGGCGATAACGCTGGGAACGTACTTCACGGCGCTCATCACGCGACTGACGCGCAGCGGGATGCTCGACGAACTCGGGAAGTCGTACGTGCGGGCGGCCCGCGCGAAGGGCATCCCGGAGACGCTCGTGCGGTACCGCCACGCGCTCCGGAACACGCTCATCCCGGTCATCACCGTCGTGGGGCTCCAGCTGGGGACGCTCATCGGCGGCGCGGTCATCACCGAGGCGGTGTTCGACTGGCCGGGGCTCGGCAACACGGTCATCAACGCCGTCTACGCGCGTGACTGGCCCATCCTGCAGGGGAGCCTCATCGTCATCGGCATCGGGTTCGTACTCGTGAACATCGTCGTGGACGCCCTCTACGCGTACCTCGACCCGCGGGTGATCGACTGA
- a CDS encoding ABC transporter substrate-binding protein — translation MTGEEVDRRTFLTLAGGAAATATLAGCAGGDGNGDGTDGDGTTSGGGGGNTTTGGDGQGTELPEPETREEYLARANLVLHEQAPWIFLNRQYSVYGKSDRIQWEARRDERIDAYEIVPQEGSEVRITQSQMDSGLDPHDHRETTTDNIVLQSYEGLLSRDAEGNVVQSLADGYERVEDGTVRFTIREGVTFHSGEELTPADVAFSINRIVQEDVGGLASPQSDQLSGVTGAEVVDGERAVDVSSDGINPIVFSLFATYCDIVQQQWIADNDTATINSDMNGTGPFQLENYEQDVRVSYTRYEDYWREPAPAESLVIASAGESSTRVNQLLGGEADLVTNVPPQDAGRIENNGGTSLSAVPSTRVIYNAMVYNTEPFDSVEFRQAMNYAVNLDSIIENVLSTFADPTGQPTLEGFTGYNSDVGPYEFDRERAQQLVEESGYSGASITLHTPVGRYLKDLQIAQAVTNQIDQLENVSASVQQREFGTLAEELLDGDLSTGPPFYLIGWGNATFDASQTIIPLLTTEGALTSFSNEEVDGLVQQAQSMAGSEGGSGGGGGSGGGGNSSDGSGTTSE, via the coding sequence ATGACAGGCGAGGAAGTAGACAGACGGACGTTCCTGACGCTGGCCGGGGGGGCAGCGGCGACGGCGACGCTCGCTGGCTGTGCTGGCGGCGACGGGAACGGGGACGGAACGGACGGCGACGGAACGACCAGCGGTGGCGGCGGCGGCAACACGACCACCGGCGGCGACGGACAGGGGACGGAACTCCCGGAGCCCGAGACCCGTGAGGAGTACCTCGCGCGGGCGAACCTCGTCCTCCACGAACAGGCGCCGTGGATATTCCTGAACCGACAGTACAGCGTCTACGGGAAGTCCGACCGCATCCAGTGGGAGGCCCGGCGCGACGAGCGCATCGACGCGTACGAGATCGTCCCACAGGAGGGAAGCGAGGTACGCATCACCCAGAGTCAGATGGACTCCGGGCTGGACCCGCACGACCACCGCGAGACGACGACGGACAACATCGTCCTCCAGTCGTACGAGGGCCTGCTGAGTCGGGACGCGGAGGGCAACGTCGTCCAGTCGCTGGCCGACGGGTACGAGCGTGTCGAGGACGGCACCGTCCGGTTCACCATCCGAGAGGGCGTGACGTTCCACAGCGGCGAGGAGTTGACGCCCGCGGACGTGGCGTTCTCCATCAACCGCATCGTCCAGGAGGACGTCGGCGGGCTGGCGAGTCCGCAGAGCGACCAGTTGTCCGGCGTCACCGGTGCGGAGGTCGTCGACGGCGAGCGGGCCGTCGACGTGAGCTCAGACGGCATCAACCCCATCGTCTTCTCGCTGTTCGCGACGTACTGCGACATCGTCCAGCAGCAGTGGATAGCGGACAACGACACGGCGACCATCAACTCCGACATGAACGGCACCGGGCCGTTCCAGCTGGAGAACTACGAGCAGGACGTCAGGGTCAGCTACACGCGCTACGAGGACTACTGGCGCGAGCCGGCTCCCGCCGAGTCGCTCGTCATCGCCTCCGCCGGCGAGTCGAGTACGCGGGTCAACCAGCTGCTCGGCGGCGAGGCCGACCTCGTCACCAACGTCCCGCCCCAGGACGCGGGGCGCATCGAGAACAACGGGGGCACCTCGCTGAGCGCCGTCCCGAGTACGCGCGTCATCTACAACGCGATGGTGTACAACACCGAACCGTTCGACTCCGTCGAGTTCCGACAGGCGATGAACTACGCCGTCAACCTGGACAGCATCATCGAGAACGTGCTCTCGACGTTCGCCGACCCGACCGGCCAGCCCACGCTGGAGGGGTTCACGGGCTACAACTCCGACGTCGGCCCGTACGAGTTCGACCGGGAGCGCGCCCAGCAGCTCGTCGAGGAGAGCGGCTACTCGGGGGCGAGCATCACGCTCCACACGCCGGTCGGTCGGTACCTGAAGGACCTCCAGATAGCGCAGGCGGTCACCAACCAGATCGACCAGCTCGAGAACGTCTCGGCGTCGGTCCAGCAGCGCGAGTTCGGAACGCTGGCCGAAGAACTGCTCGACGGCGACCTCTCGACGGGGCCACCGTTCTACCTCATCGGCTGGGGGAACGCGACGTTCGACGCCAGTCAGACCATCATCCCGCTGCTGACGACCGAGGGGGCGCTCACCTCCTTCAGCAACGAGGAGGTGGACGGCCTCGTCCAGCAGGCGCAGTCGATGGCCGGGTCGGAGGGCGGAAGCGGTGGCGGCGGTGGCAGTGGCGGTGGTGGCAACAGCTCGGACGGCTCCGGCACGACCAGCGAGTGA
- a CDS encoding DUF5815 family protein, whose protein sequence is MTEPRVPGGRTRTLSLPCGETVGVHDLDMGMREYACACGDRHAVVMDMHPLSRFVPEDLVSVLDEAIDTTTGEPFGTTHAMGIVLEEFPEQVVSADVSEDGSVGYTIVWMTAFDSRRLHEVVVELLVELMEHAVSHASDDDAMTAFERQMLEFDVSEFVDQYRAQREFESEHDRPV, encoded by the coding sequence ATGACCGAACCGCGCGTACCCGGTGGGCGGACGCGCACGCTCTCGTTGCCCTGCGGGGAGACGGTCGGGGTCCACGACCTCGACATGGGGATGCGCGAGTACGCCTGTGCCTGCGGCGACCGGCACGCCGTCGTGATGGACATGCACCCGCTCTCCCGGTTCGTCCCCGAGGACCTCGTGAGCGTCCTCGACGAGGCCATCGACACGACGACGGGCGAACCGTTCGGAACGACCCACGCGATGGGCATCGTGCTGGAGGAGTTCCCCGAACAGGTCGTCAGCGCCGACGTCAGCGAGGACGGCAGCGTCGGCTACACCATCGTCTGGATGACGGCGTTCGACTCGCGACGGCTCCACGAGGTGGTCGTCGAACTGCTGGTGGAACTGATGGAGCACGCGGTCAGTCACGCCTCGGACGACGACGCGATGACGGCGTTCGAGCGGCAGATGCTGGAGTTCGACGTGAGCGAGTTCGTCGACCAGTACCGGGCCCAGCGGGAGTTCGAGAGCGAGCACGACCGACCGGTGTGA